One genomic region from Microcystis panniformis FACHB-1757 encodes:
- a CDS encoding GntR family transcriptional regulator, translating into MIEWASAKVVCERSDPMQFQIQPDSEIPASKQLFDQIRFAIASRQYPPGHRLPSTRQLAMITGLHRNTISKIYQQLEDDGLVESIAGSGIYVKARGHENDNLLGSPLLEQNPEIGRLIRQSLAGFLAQGLTLEQIRELLLAEIDWRSQCSSQVLVTIPRHDLGAGELMLRELEQSLKIPVQLVAMEDLAQVLANTKSATVVTSRYFISVAEEIAAPFHLRVIPIDIYDYSKELALIKKLPTDSRLGIVSISTGIIKVAEILIHSLRGDDLLVMSAQIHETDKLKVLARTSQTIISDQASYTLIKNLINEVRSDLIRLPEIICSDNYIGDKSIQLLRRELGLGG; encoded by the coding sequence ATGATAGAATGGGCATCAGCGAAAGTAGTTTGTGAGCGAAGTGATCCGATGCAGTTCCAAATCCAGCCCGACAGTGAAATACCCGCCTCTAAGCAATTATTTGACCAAATTCGCTTCGCTATCGCCTCTCGTCAGTATCCCCCGGGCCATCGTTTACCTAGTACCCGTCAACTAGCTATGATCACGGGATTACACCGTAATACGATAAGTAAAATTTATCAACAACTGGAAGACGATGGGTTAGTGGAATCGATAGCAGGTTCGGGGATTTATGTCAAGGCTCGCGGACATGAAAACGATAATTTATTGGGTTCGCCCCTATTGGAACAAAATCCAGAAATAGGCCGACTAATTCGCCAGAGTTTGGCTGGTTTTCTCGCTCAAGGTTTAACTTTAGAGCAAATTCGCGAGTTATTACTGGCGGAAATCGATTGGCGATCGCAGTGTAGTTCTCAGGTTCTTGTCACCATTCCCCGTCACGATTTGGGTGCAGGAGAACTAATGTTGAGAGAATTAGAGCAATCCCTCAAAATTCCCGTCCAATTAGTGGCAATGGAGGATTTAGCCCAAGTTTTAGCCAATACTAAATCTGCCACTGTTGTCACCAGTCGCTATTTTATCAGTGTGGCGGAGGAAATTGCCGCTCCTTTTCACCTACGAGTCATTCCCATCGATATCTACGATTACAGCAAGGAATTGGCATTAATCAAAAAATTACCCACCGATAGCCGTTTGGGGATTGTCAGTATTAGCACCGGTATTATTAAGGTGGCCGAAATTTTAATTCATAGTTTACGGGGCGATGATTTATTAGTTATGTCTGCCCAAATTCATGAAACGGATAAGTTAAAAGTTTTAGCTCGAACTTCCCAGACAATTATCAGTGATCAGGCGAGTTATACTTTAATTAAAAATCTGATTAATGAAGTGCGATCGGATTTAATTCGTCTGCCAGAAATTATCTGTAGTGATAATTATATTGGGGATAAATCAATTCAATTGCTCAGACGAGAATTAGGATTAGGTGGTTAG
- a CDS encoding vWA domain-containing protein → MKSAECLTVSPGEPLTDWQKLGLDLVARWQGRDVILAIDLTGSVNFNDEGRTRLGQIIRDSLKNNDSVYLVPFADNVQPITEPILIRGREDIDAVLKSIPWQSSQSAKNTDIQRAEWHVYPRLARLNQCRLTANQAIKPQSVVWITDAPLSTAAGITSQQWIETPKNSPFRLANSPESLERQNWLNSLPINLRTQEITATNGNKYKLSVVDIAPTAQEFCTPAPGGQETCLINPYLLSQLWLPALVITLMGIGGIVASILGIRHWLRLNTAWTIKVSSNDDDNETQKYILKTSERINIGGDEYHKNTIPCHGEEIRCYLERRGNQLYLKPTKQAEIFYRGNQLTQEVKIDKNYLTLTYHHNHQDFDLQIQISKK, encoded by the coding sequence ATGAAAAGTGCTGAATGTTTAACGGTATCCCCCGGTGAACCGCTTACTGATTGGCAAAAACTGGGATTAGATTTGGTGGCTCGTTGGCAGGGACGAGATGTTATCCTAGCGATCGATCTTACCGGCAGTGTTAACTTTAATGATGAAGGACGCACGCGCCTCGGTCAAATTATTCGCGATAGTTTAAAAAATAACGATTCCGTTTATTTAGTCCCCTTTGCTGATAATGTTCAACCGATTACAGAACCGATTTTAATTCGCGGAAGGGAAGATATAGACGCGGTTTTAAAGTCAATTCCTTGGCAATCTAGCCAAAGTGCTAAAAATACCGATATTCAGCGCGCAGAATGGCACGTTTATCCCCGACTGGCACGCTTAAATCAGTGTCGTTTAACTGCCAATCAAGCTATCAAACCCCAGTCGGTAGTTTGGATTACCGATGCACCCCTTTCTACTGCCGCGGGGATTACTTCACAACAGTGGATAGAAACCCCAAAAAATAGCCCTTTTCGTCTTGCTAATTCTCCCGAAAGTTTGGAAAGACAAAACTGGCTTAATTCCCTACCAATTAATCTAAGAACTCAAGAAATTACTGCCACTAACGGCAATAAATATAAACTATCAGTTGTCGATATTGCTCCCACAGCACAAGAGTTTTGCACTCCCGCACCGGGAGGACAAGAAACCTGTTTGATTAATCCTTATCTCTTGAGTCAGTTATGGTTGCCAGCATTGGTAATTACATTAATGGGAATTGGGGGAATAGTAGCGAGTATTTTGGGAATTCGTCACTGGTTGCGGTTAAATACTGCTTGGACTATTAAAGTCTCATCTAATGATGATGACAATGAAACCCAAAAATATATTTTAAAAACATCCGAAAGAATTAACATCGGTGGTGATGAATATCATAAGAATACCATTCCTTGTCATGGGGAAGAAATTCGCTGCTATTTAGAAAGACGCGGCAATCAGTTATATCTAAAACCCACTAAACAAGCAGAGATTTTTTATCGAGGTAATCAACTAACTCAGGAGGTGAAGATAGATAAAAATTACCTGACTTTAACCTATCACCATAACCATCAAGATTTCGACCTACAAATTCAGATTAGCAAAAAATAA
- a CDS encoding OmpA family protein: MSRRTYYRDEDKSVDVYPAFTDLMSNAFMILSLFLLLALFQSYNLISKLEEANRKLQTATPIVIDEKSGKFKFQSGSAQLNPALKTYIRQRIIPAIETITKDREIDFIQVIGHTDGQGIQKTSNLDKNIESVASRKQSVKMLVPGSNTDLGLMRALAVVQEIENTGKLKNVKFRAFSAGQLYLPSGKLAAVNRDADASRRRIEIRFIPPGKKQ, encoded by the coding sequence ATGTCTAGACGTACCTACTACCGAGATGAAGATAAATCGGTGGATGTTTATCCCGCATTTACCGATTTAATGTCCAATGCTTTCATGATTCTGAGTTTATTTCTCCTCTTGGCACTTTTTCAGTCCTATAATCTCATCAGCAAACTGGAGGAAGCTAACCGAAAACTGCAAACAGCAACCCCCATAGTTATCGATGAAAAATCAGGAAAATTTAAATTTCAGTCGGGAAGTGCCCAATTAAACCCAGCTTTAAAAACCTATATTCGTCAGCGCATTATTCCTGCTATCGAAACCATTACCAAAGACAGAGAAATCGACTTTATTCAAGTAATTGGACACACCGACGGACAGGGAATACAAAAGACAAGTAATCTCGATAAAAATATCGAATCGGTTGCCAGCAGAAAACAATCTGTTAAAATGCTAGTACCCGGTTCTAACACTGATTTAGGATTAATGCGCGCTTTAGCAGTCGTCCAAGAAATCGAAAACACAGGTAAACTCAAAAACGTCAAATTTCGAGCTTTTTCCGCAGGACAGTTATACCTACCCTCGGGTAAATTAGCTGCGGTTAATCGTGACGCAGATGCAAGCAGACGCAGAATTGAAATCCGTTTTATTCCCCCCGGTAAAAAACAATAA
- a CDS encoding Uma2 family endonuclease → MIALSNYNNLTPEEYLQFEEKSPIKHEYIDGQVYAMAGTTDTHNIIGLNFTFIIRNHLRGSNCRVYFADVKVRLEKRNHFYYPDIIVTCDDRDRETATYKSFPKLIIEVLSDSTEAFDRGDKFNDYQTLESLEEYVLVNSKHQRVETFRRGEQGLWILQTYQQESFSLQSINLTASFRDLYEDVTL, encoded by the coding sequence ATGATTGCTTTATCTAACTATAATAATCTCACCCCAGAAGAATATCTTCAGTTTGAAGAAAAAAGTCCCATTAAACATGAATATATCGATGGACAAGTTTACGCCATGGCAGGGACAACGGATACTCATAATATTATCGGACTCAATTTCACTTTTATCATTCGTAATCATTTGCGGGGTTCCAATTGTCGGGTTTATTTTGCTGATGTGAAAGTCAGATTAGAGAAGCGCAATCACTTTTATTATCCTGATATTATTGTCACCTGTGATGACAGAGATAGAGAAACTGCTACCTACAAAAGTTTTCCTAAATTGATTATTGAAGTTCTCTCCGATTCCACAGAAGCTTTTGACAGGGGTGATAAATTTAATGATTATCAAACTCTAGAAAGTTTAGAGGAATATGTCCTAGTCAATAGTAAACACCAACGAGTAGAAACTTTTCGACGGGGTGAACAGGGTTTATGGATTCTGCAAACCTATCAGCAAGAAAGTTTTAGTTTGCAGAGTATTAATCTGACGGCATCTTTTCGGGATTTATACGAGGATGTCACCCTCTAG
- a CDS encoding Uma2 family endonuclease yields the protein MIALSNYNNLTPEEYLQFEEKSTIKHEYIDGQVYAMAGTTDTHNIVAGNIYTIVRNHLRGSDCRVYFADVKVRLEKRNHFYYPDIIVTCDDRDRETATYKSFPKLIIEVLSDSTEAFDRGDKFNDYQTLESLEEYVLVNSKHQRVETFRRGEQDLWILQTYQQESFSLQSINMTASFRDLYEDVTLETVNDTPQIP from the coding sequence ATGATTGCTCTATCTAACTATAATAATCTCACTCCAGAAGAATATCTTCAGTTTGAAGAGAAAAGTACCATTAAACACGAGTATATCGATGGACAAGTTTACGCCATGGCAGGGACGACGGATACTCATAATATTGTTGCGGGGAATATATACACAATTGTTCGTAATCATTTGCGTGGTTCCGATTGTCGGGTTTATTTTGCCGATGTGAAAGTCAGATTAGAGAAGCGCAATCACTTTTATTATCCTGATATTATTGTCACCTGTGATGACAGAGATAGAGAAACTGCTACCTACAAAAGTTTTCCTAAATTGATTATCGAAGTTCTCTCCGATTCTACAGAAGCTTTTGACAGGGGGGATAAATTTAATGATTATCAAACTCTAGAAAGTTTAGAGGAATATGTCTTAGTCAATAGTAAACACCAACGAGTAGAAACTTTTCGACGGGGTGAACAGGATTTATGGATTCTGCAAACCTATCAGCAAGAAAGTTTTAGTTTACAGAGTATTAATATGACGGCATCTTTTCGGGATTTATACGAGGATGTCACCCTAGAAACGGTTAATGATACTCCCCAAATTCCTTAA
- a CDS encoding long-chain fatty acid--CoA ligase, producing MTTLIDYSNIQSLPEVWSIVAQRFPDIIALHDPHSKPEVIITYRELYQQIQQFAAALQALGVTETENVALFADNSPRWFIADQGSMAAGAANAVRSAQADAEELAYILADSDSQTLIVENNKTLGKLLAKIPELPLKLIVLLTDEDPATGAISVQTLNFKQLMAIGAENTLKPITKSENDLATLIYTSGTTGQPKGVMLSHGNLLHQVRNLNAIFQPDPGDRVLSILPSWHSYERSCEYFSLAQGCTQIYTSIRTFKQDLKQFSPQLMVGVPRLWESLYEGIQKQFSEQSATKQKLVRFLLEKSEKYVIAKRIADNLSLDHLHASPGERLKARIQSLLLYPLHAIGDKLVYGKIRQAVGNKVKILVSGGGSLARHLDTFYEIAGIPILVGYGLTETSPVATVRRIDHNLRGSAGRPVFQTEICIVDLQSKEVLPTEKHGLVLIRGPQVMQGYYKKPEATEKAISPDGWFDSGDIGWLTAAGDLVLTGRAKDTIVLSNGENIEPQPIEDACLRSPFISQIMLVGQDQKALGALIVPNLDILANWAQEQKISLNLPDLHSDRSMILSSDLYSKKVLALYQQELKREVRNRPGYRADDQIKTFELILEPFSQENGMMTQTLKIKRPVVTQRYRDMINEMFAK from the coding sequence ATGACAACCCTAATTGACTATTCAAATATTCAATCTTTACCCGAAGTTTGGTCAATAGTTGCCCAGCGTTTCCCCGATATTATCGCCCTGCACGATCCCCACAGTAAACCGGAAGTAATTATCACCTATCGGGAACTTTATCAACAAATTCAGCAATTTGCCGCCGCTTTACAAGCATTAGGAGTCACAGAAACCGAAAATGTCGCTTTATTTGCCGATAATAGTCCCCGGTGGTTTATTGCCGACCAAGGTTCCATGGCAGCCGGGGCAGCCAACGCGGTACGATCTGCTCAAGCAGATGCAGAGGAATTAGCCTATATTCTGGCCGATAGTGACAGTCAGACGCTGATTGTGGAAAATAACAAAACTTTAGGGAAATTGCTGGCGAAAATCCCTGAATTGCCCCTAAAATTAATCGTGCTGCTCACCGACGAAGACCCCGCTACTGGGGCGATTTCCGTGCAGACCTTAAATTTCAAGCAACTAATGGCGATCGGGGCTGAGAACACCCTTAAACCCATCACCAAGAGCGAAAATGATCTGGCTACCCTCATCTACACATCGGGAACGACGGGACAACCAAAAGGGGTGATGTTAAGTCATGGTAATCTCCTCCATCAGGTACGCAACTTAAATGCTATCTTTCAACCGGATCCTGGGGATCGAGTTCTAAGCATACTACCTTCATGGCATTCCTACGAGCGCAGTTGTGAGTATTTCAGTCTAGCTCAAGGTTGCACCCAGATTTATACCAGTATTCGCACTTTTAAGCAGGATTTAAAGCAGTTTAGTCCGCAATTAATGGTGGGAGTTCCCCGTCTTTGGGAATCTCTTTACGAGGGTATCCAAAAACAATTTAGCGAACAATCGGCCACAAAACAGAAATTAGTGCGATTTTTGCTAGAAAAGTCGGAAAAGTACGTTATTGCTAAACGTATCGCTGATAATCTCAGTCTAGATCATCTTCATGCTTCCCCCGGAGAAAGACTAAAAGCAAGAATTCAATCCCTCTTACTCTATCCCCTCCATGCCATCGGTGACAAGCTAGTTTATGGCAAAATTCGCCAAGCAGTGGGAAATAAAGTTAAAATCTTGGTTAGTGGCGGTGGTTCCTTAGCCAGACATCTAGATACTTTCTATGAGATTGCCGGAATCCCGATTTTAGTTGGTTATGGACTGACAGAAACTTCTCCTGTGGCTACCGTCCGTCGTATCGATCATAACCTGCGCGGGTCTGCCGGTCGTCCCGTCTTTCAGACAGAAATCTGTATTGTCGATTTACAGAGCAAAGAAGTCTTACCCACAGAAAAACACGGTTTAGTTTTGATTCGCGGTCCGCAGGTGATGCAGGGATACTATAAAAAACCGGAAGCAACCGAAAAAGCGATTTCTCCCGATGGTTGGTTTGATAGCGGTGATATTGGTTGGTTAACCGCTGCTGGGGATTTAGTCTTAACCGGACGGGCCAAAGATACAATTGTTTTGAGCAATGGTGAAAATATCGAACCGCAACCGATTGAAGATGCTTGTTTACGCAGTCCCTTTATCTCCCAAATTATGCTAGTGGGACAGGATCAAAAAGCTTTGGGGGCTTTGATCGTGCCTAATCTTGATATACTGGCCAATTGGGCCCAAGAACAGAAAATATCCTTAAATTTACCCGATCTTCACAGCGATCGCTCAATGATTCTTTCTAGCGATCTCTACAGCAAAAAAGTCTTAGCTCTCTACCAACAAGAATTAAAGCGCGAGGTGAGAAATCGGCCCGGTTATCGTGCCGATGACCAGATTAAAACCTTTGAGTTAATTTTAGAGCCTTTTTCCCAAGAAAACGGCATGATGACCCAAACTTTAAAGATTAAACGACCGGTAGTAACGCAACGCTATCGCGATATGATTAACGAGATGTTTGCCAAGTAA